The Spinacia oleracea cultivar Varoflay chromosome 2, BTI_SOV_V1, whole genome shotgun sequence DNA segment CAACACGAGTCTGTTGAAACCCAATGTTATTCACATGTGAGTTGTCCCACATTGGAGAAAGTGGAAAGAAAATACCGACTTATAAGCTTGAGGAGTTACTCCCACTATTGCCAATTGGTTTTAGTGCGGAACCGGGCTTATAGTGGATTGAGTTTTCCTCATTCTTCTCGGGTTGTCTGGACCTAATTAATATTCTCTGAGATTTAACATGGTGTCAGAGCCCAGGTTTGTTGGGCCTTTCATAACTGGACATTGTTTCAAGAGCCAATGTTACCCACATGTGAGTTATAAGTTTGAGGAGTTCCACTATTGCCAATTGGTTTTAGTGTGGAACCTTTGTTGGAATACTGTGCGAAAGAAGATTTTTAGTAGAAAGATTTACTGCATTGATGTCCATCCAGATTTTCTCTATTTAGAAAACATTGACATTCACAATTGATCCATTCATAgtttatattattattgttggttgttgcttaaggGCAGGTTGTAACGGATGATAGGGGGTTACCTTATATGGAACTAGCTGGGCCATATCATCGGGGAATTCTCAAAACGTGACAAGTTGTTGGTTTCTAGTCTAGCTTTTGCTTCTCTGTTATAGTAAAGGCCTAACACTTGTATTGAATGTCTGATCTATCACCTAGAGAAATGTAGAATTTGCAGTTGTTGCACACAAATTGTGACCTTATTGTAGTCTTTAGCACAGCAGCTGCCGCATGCTACTAGTAAATTTCCAATTTAATGTGCATTTCAGGTTGGAGAAGATTGACTTTTTAACTATTCAGAAATATGTCAAATGAATTTTATGCATAGGTAGCAGTTTCAAGAGCTCTAAATGGGATAGGACTTGCGATTGTTGCTCCTGCTATTCAGTCTCTTGTAGCTGATTCAACAGATGACAGTAATCGAGGAAAAGCATTTGGGTGGCTGCAACTGACAGCCAATCTTGGCTCAGTTGTTGGTGGCCTGTGTTCAGTTTTAATTGCACCAAAAACAGTAATGGGAATTCCAGGTTGGAGAATATCTTTCCATTTGGTTGGAATAATCAGTGTAATTGTGGGAATTTTAGTCCGTTTGTATGCCAAAGATCCACGTTTCCCCGATAATACTACTTCAGTGAGTACCAATGAGTCATTCTTATCACAAGTGAAAGAATTAGTACAAGAAGCAAAATCAGTGGTTAAAATTCCATCTTTCCAGATTATTGTGTCACAGGGTGTCATGGGTTCTTTCCCTTGGTCAGCTTTGTCATTTTCAGCCATGTGGTTGGAGCTCACGGGTTTTTCTCACACGGAGACAGCATTCCTTATCGGGTTATTTACTGTTGGTAGTTCAATAGGGGGGTTGTTTGGTGGTTGGTTGGGTGATAAATTGTCAAGGAATTTACCAAATGCTGGTAGGATAATACTAGCACAGATAAGCTCCGGGTCAGCAATCCCACTAACGGGCCTGCTTCTGTTGGGTTTACCTGATGACCCTTCTACCGTTATTGCGCATGGTTTAGTCATGTTTTTCACAGGGTTTTTTATATCCTGGAATGCTCCTGCTACAAACAAGTAAGGCTCCGttatattcgacttattttgtctgaacttatattatctgaacttacttTATccgaaaaaaacttattttgactgaaatatacttatttgtgtgttaaaagtgtggaaaaaacttattttttctgtacttatattatctgaacttaagtgaacttattttgtctgaaataagtcgaatagaacataGCCTAAGTCTTGGAGACCATCCTTTTCGATTTCCTTGGTTGATAGCACTTTCTTATAGTTATGCATTGTCCAAACTCTAGGAGGACAATCCCTCCTATATTTATGAGGCTATCGTTCTGCAATATGGTTGTTATGTTGTTTACTGCTAAGACTGTCTAAAAGGTCTCTTGATGTTGCTGTGTCAtgaatattattaatttattataggtTGATTGCTAAATAACATGCTCTTATAAGTGCATGCTGTCAATCTATCTGACCTAATTGGTACAAACCGAAATACTGAAATATACATAAACAATCCCTAATTAACAACTTTGTTATGCATAAAATGAGATTGGTGGAGGAAATTTTGGCAAGACCATATATCAACTACAGCCCTCAAGACTGTTGGTTTATTATGCTCTTCATTTTCTAGTTAATCTTGGCATCTTTTTTTCCTGGTGTGTTATGTGCTGTTCATTTtctttccacttatttcaggaaaactaagttcagttaagttcagataaattcaggaaaaataagggttgaccaagtgtaataatataactaaactaagttttgataagttctaataagtttagataagttcagaaaaaataagtgaaaatcaggtgaatagaacgcacctaGTATTAACGATACACACACCCTGATATCATTTAATGCATTTTTTATTTATGGGAGtgttttttgtatatttttgaaGTGAAATGTTGGACAACAAATAAACGGGTTTGTCTGTGTTAAATTTCACCCCTCCCCCCAAAAAATAGATGTATGCTGTCATTCAGGATTTTAACTGCTGTTTGCAGTCCAATTTTTGCAGAAATCGTTCCTGAagaatcaagaacaagtatctaTGCATTGGATCGATCATTCGAGTCAATACTTTCATCCTTTGCACCTCCCGTTGTTGGCATATTGGCCCAGCAAGTTTACGGTTACAAGCCAGTTTCTAAAGGATTGACTATCACAGAAGAAATAGCAACAGATCGAGCAAATGCTGCATCATTAGCCAAAGCACTATATGTTGCAATTGTTATTCCAATAACCTTGTGCTGCGTTATTTACTCGTTCTTATATTGCACGTACCCAAGAGATAAGGAGCGGGCTCAAATGCGGGCTTTAGTAGAGGCTGAGATGCAGCAACTGGAGGCTGATAACTTGATTGAAGGACAATACACTTTGGGTGAGATGTCTAAATATGATGagttgcattttgaggatggaATAATTGACAAAGTGGTAGATGGTGATGAGAGAATGTTGCTTCACCATTGATAGATTATGCTGAATCTAGGAATTTTGCAGTCTAACTCTCAATGTATAGAACAGGGTTTTGTATATTTGTGTTATCTTCAATGTACAGAATAGGGTTGTAGTTACATTAAACTTTTGGGATCGGGTTAAAATTAGGTTGTAATGTGAGATGTACACATTTCGGATTTGGGTTTATAGATCGGTTGATTGGGATACTGATACTGGTG contains these protein-coding regions:
- the LOC110778750 gene encoding uncharacterized protein encodes the protein MAIKAESLTLMLVNLAGIMEKADESILPGVYKEVGEALHADPTKLGSLTLLRSIVQSACYPLAVYLSARHNRAHVIALGAFLWAAATFLVAISSTFFQVAVSRALNGIGLAIVAPAIQSLVADSTDDSNRGKAFGWLQLTANLGSVVGGLCSVLIAPKTVMGIPGWRISFHLVGIISVIVGILVRLYAKDPRFPDNTTSVSTNESFLSQVKELVQEAKSVVKIPSFQIIVSQGVMGSFPWSALSFSAMWLELTGFSHTETAFLIGLFTVGSSIGGLFGGWLGDKLSRNLPNAGRIILAQISSGSAIPLTGLLLLGLPDDPSTVIAHGLVMFFTGFFISWNAPATNNPIFAEIVPEESRTSIYALDRSFESILSSFAPPVVGILAQQVYGYKPVSKGLTITEEIATDRANAASLAKALYVAIVIPITLCCVIYSFLYCTYPRDKERAQMRALVEAEMQQLEADNLIEGQYTLGEMSKYDELHFEDGIIDKVVDGDERMLLHH